One segment of Geoanaerobacter pelophilus DNA contains the following:
- a CDS encoding FKBP-type peptidyl-prolyl cis-trans isomerase produces MKRIFITALILLIALPAYAAKKKPVTRPLTEDQKAFYAVGLVLARQLEVFDLTPAELRIVKRGLNDAARGRKPKVDFAVYSKKSQDLAIARRDAHGKKLASRVAAFMAQEEAREGSVKTASGLIFQSVKEGDGAAPALTDKVKVHYKSTLIDGKEMANTYKIGQADASVLNEFMKCLSEGMQMMKQGGKARLICPPEISLGNEGTDNIPPGATLIFDLELLEVTK; encoded by the coding sequence ATGAAACGAATTTTTATCACAGCACTCATTCTGCTTATTGCGCTCCCGGCATATGCCGCAAAGAAAAAACCGGTTACCAGGCCATTGACTGAAGATCAAAAGGCCTTTTATGCCGTAGGACTCGTTCTTGCGAGACAGTTGGAAGTGTTTGATCTAACCCCTGCAGAGTTGCGGATAGTGAAGCGAGGGTTGAATGACGCTGCCAGAGGCAGGAAGCCGAAAGTAGATTTTGCTGTTTACAGTAAAAAATCTCAGGACCTGGCAATTGCCCGTCGCGACGCACATGGGAAAAAGCTGGCTTCACGAGTAGCTGCTTTCATGGCTCAGGAGGAGGCAAGGGAAGGATCGGTCAAAACAGCGTCCGGACTTATTTTTCAGTCGGTCAAAGAGGGGGATGGGGCTGCTCCTGCGCTGACCGACAAGGTTAAGGTCCATTACAAAAGTACTCTGATCGACGGCAAAGAGATGGCGAACACTTACAAAATCGGTCAGGCTGATGCGTCGGTCCTGAACGAATTCATGAAGTGTCTATCTGAAGGGATGCAAATGATGAAGCAGGGCGGCAAAGCCAGGTTGATCTGTCCTCCGGAAATTTCCCTGGGCAACGAAGGGACCGATAATATTCCTCCCGGCGCCACACTGATCTTTGATTTGGAACTGCTCGAGGTTACAAAATAG
- a CDS encoding B12-binding domain-containing radical SAM protein, with the protein MRILLLNPPAEYTAREYVDPANPSDHGLLDTEDFGRFPPLGLLYILAALRKATPEHETFLLDCIAEKVGHGELMQRVAEIGPDLVGITSFTVSMYDVCLAARAIRQRFPAAHLCLGGHHPIAFPYEAAELPEFDSIIVGEGEEAFPELVTALTSGADFTGIRGVYTAASIRGYQGQLLTDDRFLARRMPPPAYVENLDALAPPDRSVISHLDYRSIVGASDRLATMISSRGCPCSCTFCDVPYKKYRQRSTVAIADEIRACLDMGYKEVHFYDDLFNITPERVIAFSDEITRRGYRFTWDFRGRVNTVTHDSLVKAKAAGCRMISFGVETGSDDGLMQLRKNCTTEQVRTVFKWCRSLGILTIADFMIGLPFEKSAADVRRNIDFMLDIDPDYAQVSILSLFPNTELFAEAARRGLIRSERWAEFARAPRADFYLDHWEESLSMADLLRLQRESYRRFYLRPRYVWRSLLATCSWHEFTTKLQGAVKLFR; encoded by the coding sequence ATGCGTATCCTTCTTCTTAATCCTCCGGCGGAATACACTGCAAGAGAGTATGTGGATCCTGCCAACCCATCGGACCATGGGCTGCTGGATACCGAGGATTTTGGGCGTTTCCCGCCATTGGGGCTTCTCTATATTCTTGCCGCTCTCAGGAAGGCAACGCCGGAGCATGAAACGTTCTTGCTTGACTGTATTGCTGAAAAGGTGGGACACGGCGAGCTGATGCAGAGAGTGGCGGAGATAGGGCCGGATCTGGTGGGGATCACCAGCTTTACTGTCTCCATGTACGACGTCTGCCTGGCTGCGCGAGCGATACGTCAGCGTTTCCCAGCGGCCCATCTTTGTCTCGGCGGCCATCACCCCATTGCTTTTCCCTATGAAGCGGCAGAACTTCCCGAATTCGATTCAATAATAGTCGGCGAGGGGGAGGAGGCCTTTCCCGAACTTGTCACAGCGTTGACCTCCGGTGCTGATTTTACCGGGATCAGGGGGGTCTATACCGCCGCTTCGATCCGAGGCTATCAGGGACAGTTACTGACAGATGACAGGTTTCTGGCCAGACGGATGCCGCCACCGGCTTATGTGGAAAATCTGGATGCACTGGCTCCACCCGACCGCTCGGTTATTAGCCACCTAGACTATCGGAGTATCGTCGGTGCATCGGATCGGCTTGCTACCATGATCAGCAGCCGCGGATGCCCATGCAGCTGTACCTTCTGCGATGTGCCGTACAAGAAGTACCGGCAGAGGTCGACGGTGGCCATTGCCGACGAAATCAGAGCTTGTCTGGATATGGGGTACAAGGAAGTCCACTTTTACGATGATCTGTTCAATATTACCCCCGAGCGGGTAATCGCCTTCAGCGACGAAATAACCCGCCGCGGCTACCGCTTTACCTGGGATTTTCGCGGCCGGGTAAATACCGTGACCCATGACTCGCTGGTTAAGGCCAAGGCAGCTGGTTGTCGCATGATCTCCTTCGGTGTTGAAACCGGTAGTGACGACGGGCTGATGCAGCTGCGAAAAAACTGCACTACCGAGCAGGTCAGGACGGTCTTTAAGTGGTGTCGTTCCCTGGGCATCCTGACCATAGCCGATTTCATGATCGGCCTCCCTTTCGAGAAGAGCGCCGCGGATGTGCGACGCAATATCGATTTCATGCTGGATATCGATCCTGATTATGCCCAGGTTTCCATTCTGTCGCTTTTTCCCAATACAGAGCTGTTTGCCGAGGCTGCACGACGCGGGCTGATTCGGTCGGAGCGGTGGGCGGAATTCGCCCGGGCGCCGCGAGCGGATTTTTACTTGGATCACTGGGAGGAGTCATTAAGCATGGCCGATCTGCTGCGTCTGCAGAGGGAGTCCTACCGTCGTTTTTATCTCAGGCCCCGCTATGTCTGGCGCAGCCTGCTGGCCACCTGCAGCTGGCATGAGTTCACGACAAAACTACAAGGGGCGGTGAAGCTGTTCCGCTAG
- a CDS encoding class I SAM-dependent methyltransferase produces MEPSLYERIFQLQKTHWWYRSRERFLDILLRDVPRGGIVLDAGCGPGSMLHYFGRYGDVVGLDRYLPALQMSRSHFSGPLFQGECSRLPFADNSFTLVTACEVLYHRNISDVAAVVREFARVLRPGGALLIVDSAYSSCYSGHDQIAHGARRFTKGELVAALQSAGLEVVHATYAYALILPIVWLLRRFKSLFGVREEQGGELAETWRPLNSLVVSWFRLEAVLAGYWGLPFGLSVQVLGKK; encoded by the coding sequence ATGGAGCCATCGCTCTACGAGAGAATTTTTCAGCTACAGAAAACCCACTGGTGGTACCGGAGTAGGGAGCGGTTCTTGGACATTCTGCTGCGCGATGTGCCACGTGGTGGGATTGTGCTGGATGCTGGTTGCGGACCAGGGTCAATGCTGCATTACTTTGGCAGGTATGGCGATGTCGTTGGCCTGGATCGCTACTTGCCAGCCCTGCAGATGAGTCGCAGCCATTTCTCCGGCCCGCTTTTCCAGGGAGAGTGTAGCCGGCTCCCCTTTGCGGACAACAGTTTTACGCTGGTGACGGCATGCGAGGTCCTTTATCACAGGAACATCAGCGATGTAGCGGCGGTGGTACGTGAGTTTGCCCGGGTTTTACGGCCAGGCGGTGCGCTGCTTATTGTCGATTCGGCTTATTCGAGTTGCTATTCAGGGCATGATCAAATTGCCCACGGTGCTCGGAGGTTTACCAAGGGTGAGTTGGTTGCTGCCCTGCAATCAGCCGGACTTGAGGTAGTTCATGCCACCTATGCCTATGCTTTGATACTCCCCATTGTCTGGTTGCTGCGCCGCTTTAAGTCCCTGTTTGGCGTCAGGGAGGAGCAGGGTGGGGAGTTGGCTGAGACCTGGCGACCGCTCAACTCCCTGGTTGTCAGCTGGTTCAGGCTTGAGGCCGTACTTGCCGGGTATTGGGGGTTGCCTTTTGGGCTGTCAGTTCAGGTTCTTGGGAAAAAGTGA
- a CDS encoding glycosyltransferase produces MTTDRSFSVSLIMPTYNEAGNIADLIMAAVANVQKTGASEIEVIVADDDSLDFTWKIAAETDCPGATVNVLRRVEAHGLTASLNDAIAAAKNDIIVWFDCDFSQPPECIPQLLEKICEGYDVAVNSRYLPGGGENRSGDGSWFHLFLSRCLNYSLRYLLDPSFTDYTSGFIAVRREVFRDIRLRGDYGEYFIDFIYRVLRDGRFRVCELPYMMQPRRSGESKTGSNLVHYIKRGRKYLATIAGLRKLRTERG; encoded by the coding sequence ATGACGACAGATCGATCGTTCAGTGTGTCGCTCATTATGCCCACCTACAATGAGGCCGGCAATATCGCCGATCTGATTATGGCTGCAGTGGCGAATGTGCAAAAAACCGGGGCTAGCGAAATTGAGGTAATAGTTGCCGATGACGATTCTCTGGATTTCACCTGGAAGATTGCGGCAGAAACCGATTGCCCTGGGGCAACCGTCAATGTTTTGCGGAGAGTTGAGGCCCATGGACTCACCGCCTCACTTAATGATGCTATTGCCGCCGCTAAAAACGATATAATAGTTTGGTTTGACTGCGATTTTTCCCAGCCGCCTGAATGTATCCCTCAGTTATTGGAGAAGATCTGTGAGGGGTATGATGTGGCGGTCAACTCCCGCTATCTTCCCGGAGGAGGGGAGAACCGCTCCGGTGACGGCTCCTGGTTCCATCTGTTTCTGAGCAGATGCCTGAACTACTCGCTGCGTTACCTTCTCGATCCTTCCTTTACCGACTATACCAGCGGCTTCATTGCCGTCAGGCGTGAAGTTTTCCGGGATATCCGCCTGCGCGGGGATTACGGCGAGTATTTCATTGATTTCATCTACCGGGTGCTGCGTGACGGACGCTTCCGGGTCTGTGAGCTGCCGTATATGATGCAGCCCCGTCGTAGTGGCGAATCCAAGACCGGATCGAACCTGGTGCATTACATAAAACGTGGCCGCAAGTATCTTGCCACCATAGCCGGGCTGAGAAAACTCCGGACGGAGCGAGGCTGA
- a CDS encoding DegT/DnrJ/EryC1/StrS family aminotransferase — MIPVNEPLLDGNEGRYLQECIDSGWISSEGPFVERFEAEMAARTGRKFAFALTNGTTALELAMAALRLEPGSMVVMPTFCIISCVAAVIRNGCIPLFVDADPLTWNLDIEKLAELLKDQIERQGNRKLKAIMAVHTYGLPVDMDPLLVLADRYGLKVIEDAAEMHGQSYRGVACGGFGDLSVFSFYPNKLVTTGEGGMVLTDDPLLAERCRSLRNLCFQPGRRFVHEELGYNFRMSNLQAAVGVAQLERLDMFVARKRAMGARYDALLADCNGLQLPHARTDYADNIYWVYGVVLGDEVATDALGMMGRLAERGIGTRPFFWPMHEQPVLQRMGTLPTDNYRFPVAERLARRGFYLPSGIALSESQIEEVSSTVVAEIAKAGR; from the coding sequence ATGATTCCGGTGAATGAGCCGCTGCTGGATGGCAACGAGGGGCGATACCTGCAGGAGTGCATCGATTCGGGATGGATTTCCTCTGAAGGCCCTTTTGTTGAACGCTTTGAAGCAGAGATGGCCGCCAGGACCGGGCGGAAATTTGCCTTCGCCCTGACCAACGGCACGACAGCCTTGGAGCTGGCAATGGCTGCCCTGCGGCTTGAACCCGGAAGCATGGTGGTAATGCCGACTTTTTGCATTATCTCCTGCGTGGCAGCGGTTATCAGGAATGGGTGCATTCCGCTCTTTGTGGATGCCGATCCGCTTACCTGGAACCTTGATATTGAAAAGCTTGCAGAACTGCTGAAAGATCAGATTGAGAGGCAAGGGAATCGCAAGCTTAAAGCCATAATGGCTGTGCATACCTATGGCTTGCCTGTTGATATGGATCCTTTGCTGGTGCTTGCGGATCGTTATGGCCTCAAGGTTATCGAAGATGCTGCAGAAATGCATGGACAGTCCTATCGGGGGGTGGCCTGCGGCGGTTTTGGCGATTTGAGCGTTTTCAGTTTCTATCCGAACAAACTGGTTACCACCGGCGAGGGAGGGATGGTGCTGACCGACGATCCCCTGCTGGCTGAGCGCTGCCGTAGTCTGCGCAATCTCTGTTTTCAGCCTGGAAGGCGTTTCGTGCATGAAGAGCTGGGGTACAATTTCAGGATGTCCAATCTACAGGCGGCTGTCGGCGTTGCCCAGCTGGAGCGGCTTGACATGTTTGTCGCTCGCAAGCGGGCTATGGGGGCACGCTATGACGCCCTTCTTGCCGACTGCAACGGGCTGCAACTACCCCATGCCAGGACAGATTATGCCGACAATATCTATTGGGTCTATGGTGTGGTTCTTGGTGATGAAGTGGCGACCGATGCTTTGGGAATGATGGGGCGACTGGCAGAGCGTGGGATTGGCACCAGGCCGTTCTTCTGGCCGATGCACGAGCAGCCGGTGCTGCAACGGATGGGAACCCTGCCGACTGACAATTATCGTTTCCCTGTGGCGGAGCGCCTGGCGCGGAGGGGGTTTTACCTGCCAAGCGGCATTGCGCTAAGCGAAAGTCAGATTGAGGAGGTCTCTTCAACCGTTGTTGCAGAGATCGCAAAGGCTGGCAGGTAA
- a CDS encoding tetratricopeptide repeat protein, which produces MRTDEKTVIRISVAVGIASLLVYLGSLSCGFINLDDPFYITNNSLIKSLDLHALRRIFTEAHLGAWLPLTYLSFAIDYHFWGDNPTGYHLTNIILHAANASLVVLLADRLLTCCREALGEGGYCYPLVLLLAGLLWGLHPLRVESVAWAAERKDVLNGFFTLATVLAYLRYARGKEAGTGNNSIVPYLLALACFISSLLAKQVSVTLPVVMLLLDWYPLGRFKKERVASLLLEKIPFFAVAIFITMLTIYFAASEKYMASLQDMPFYVRVLVSGNAIFEYCRFMLFPVGISPYFVLPKPLPYGYLVKTVVVATATLLLWRFSKAKQAIAASWFAFVILFSPMLAFVQTGDDIAMATRYTYLPAIALSIAVAAALVLFSRRLPPQGRRLLAIALAFFLVINVGITLKLIKVWQDTGTFWSRVIEIEPVGRAYGDRGVYYLINRKSAAAVEDFNVAIAIAEKAGVRSIYNLYAFRGVALGDIGSFAEAVTDFDRAIALYQHPTYFYQRGVALKALGRTAEAEMDFRRAGPNPPPIDWF; this is translated from the coding sequence GTGAGAACAGACGAAAAAACCGTCATACGGATCAGCGTGGCTGTGGGCATTGCGTCGCTGCTTGTCTATCTAGGATCGCTGTCGTGCGGCTTCATAAACCTTGACGACCCGTTTTACATTACCAACAACTCTCTCATCAAAAGCCTGGACCTGCATGCGCTTCGCAGGATTTTCACCGAAGCGCATCTTGGCGCATGGCTGCCTCTCACCTATCTCTCTTTTGCCATAGACTACCATTTCTGGGGGGACAATCCGACCGGTTATCATCTTACCAATATCATTCTCCATGCAGCCAATGCCTCGCTGGTGGTGCTACTGGCCGACAGGCTCTTGACCTGCTGCCGAGAGGCACTGGGTGAGGGAGGGTATTGCTATCCACTTGTCTTGCTCTTGGCTGGATTGTTGTGGGGACTTCACCCCCTGCGCGTTGAATCAGTTGCCTGGGCCGCGGAGCGTAAGGATGTGCTCAACGGTTTTTTCACCCTGGCCACAGTCCTTGCGTATCTTCGTTATGCACGCGGCAAAGAAGCCGGGACTGGGAATAACTCTATTGTCCCATACCTGCTGGCACTGGCCTGTTTCATCTCATCTTTGTTGGCAAAACAGGTTAGCGTCACTCTGCCGGTGGTGATGCTGCTCCTGGACTGGTACCCGCTCGGGCGGTTCAAAAAAGAAAGAGTTGCGTCGCTGTTGCTGGAAAAGATTCCGTTTTTTGCAGTCGCCATCTTTATAACCATGCTTACCATCTATTTTGCGGCATCTGAGAAGTATATGGCCTCTTTGCAGGATATGCCGTTTTATGTCAGGGTGCTGGTTTCCGGCAATGCAATCTTCGAATACTGCCGGTTTATGCTTTTCCCTGTCGGCATTAGCCCGTACTTCGTGCTTCCTAAACCCCTTCCATACGGTTATCTCGTAAAAACAGTGGTTGTTGCCACTGCCACTCTGCTTCTGTGGCGCTTCTCAAAGGCCAAGCAGGCAATTGCCGCCTCCTGGTTTGCTTTTGTCATCCTGTTTTCACCGATGCTCGCATTTGTCCAGACCGGTGATGACATTGCTATGGCAACCAGATACACCTATCTCCCGGCAATAGCACTCAGTATTGCCGTTGCAGCGGCCTTGGTGCTGTTTTCCAGGAGATTGCCGCCACAGGGACGCAGGCTGCTTGCTATCGCCCTGGCCTTCTTTCTTGTTATCAACGTCGGCATTACCCTGAAGCTGATCAAGGTGTGGCAAGACACTGGTACTTTCTGGTCCAGAGTGATCGAGATTGAACCGGTCGGACGTGCTTATGGCGATCGGGGGGTTTATTACCTCATCAACCGGAAAAGCGCTGCGGCAGTTGAGGATTTCAATGTCGCGATAGCTATCGCCGAAAAAGCAGGAGTCCGCTCGATATACAACCTGTATGCCTTCAGGGGGGTTGCTTTAGGAGATATCGGCAGCTTTGCCGAAGCGGTAACCGACTTTGACCGGGCAATCGCACTCTATCAGCATCCGACGTACTTTTACCAGCGCGGGGTTGCCTTGAAAGCATTGGGGAGAACGGCAGAGGCGGAAATGGATTTTCGCCGGGCCGGGCCGAATCCGCCGCCGATTGATTGGTTCTGA
- a CDS encoding glycosyltransferase family 39 protein, with the protein MTDMPATDSRAAGKSRLPDLLFAALLAVFVMLSLNSSRQESVTIDEFRHLATGVHYWQSGDYSFDSATPPLWKMAMALPAYLAGAKTVQFHQFPESAAGWEPWFVATDFMRDNASAYNGYLQSARLVNILAASLCLVVLYRRLRKRFGPGAALFGSSFLALSPTFLAHSHYATTDIIATLTLMTLVFLLIDYLENPGLGRLVWASLLFAISLLCKFSALLLLPLLLLLPMLAALKQTEGAQRRWPDIMLHLSKSLLLVMMTLLLTVNVFYGFQGTGTTLSQLHLESKSLSKLGQSVAGVLPVPFPKAFVEGFDKQKADSDFSEFPAYFLGNWSIEGFRSYYLGAFCMKESVPFLLLVAAALVVIVLQKRRLFSRHELLLLLYVPLILFLVLSCFNRLNVGVRYLLPIYPFLCIFIAGLFQAGRGYGARLALLLLFMLHSVSVLRITPHYTSYFNELFGGAAHGYRYLIDSNTDWGQDLPSLKKYMSKNGIEKIQLAYFGHGLPEVYGINYESLSMPAKPGYTAISVSLLQGHPYLLTYLDPPRIAEADQFRAMRNLQPVGRAGYSIMIYRID; encoded by the coding sequence ATGACCGATATGCCGGCTACGGATTCCCGGGCGGCAGGAAAATCCCGGCTTCCGGACCTGCTCTTTGCGGCACTGCTAGCTGTTTTCGTAATGCTCTCTCTCAACTCGTCCAGGCAGGAGTCGGTGACCATCGACGAGTTCCGCCACCTTGCCACTGGTGTGCATTATTGGCAGAGCGGCGATTACTCTTTTGACAGCGCTACGCCACCGCTTTGGAAAATGGCAATGGCCTTGCCTGCCTACCTTGCCGGGGCAAAAACGGTGCAGTTTCATCAGTTTCCGGAGAGCGCCGCCGGTTGGGAGCCGTGGTTCGTGGCAACCGACTTCATGAGGGACAATGCTTCTGCCTATAACGGCTACCTGCAGTCTGCACGGCTTGTTAATATCCTGGCAGCGTCACTGTGCCTTGTTGTCCTCTATCGGCGTCTTCGAAAGCGTTTCGGCCCTGGAGCTGCCCTTTTCGGGAGCTCTTTTCTGGCGCTTTCGCCGACGTTTCTTGCCCATTCCCACTATGCTACCACCGATATTATTGCTACTCTGACCTTGATGACGCTGGTTTTCCTGCTGATTGATTACCTGGAAAACCCCGGGTTAGGTCGGCTGGTGTGGGCATCCCTGCTCTTCGCCATTTCCCTCCTCTGCAAGTTCTCGGCATTGCTCCTGTTGCCGTTGTTGCTGCTTTTGCCGATGCTGGCAGCGCTGAAGCAAACAGAAGGAGCCCAACGGCGATGGCCTGACATTATGCTGCATCTGTCAAAATCACTATTATTGGTGATGATGACTCTGCTGCTTACAGTGAATGTTTTCTACGGGTTCCAAGGGACGGGAACCACCCTGAGTCAGTTGCATCTGGAGAGCAAGTCTTTGTCCAAGCTGGGGCAGAGCGTCGCCGGTGTCCTGCCTGTTCCCTTTCCTAAGGCGTTTGTCGAGGGCTTCGATAAGCAGAAGGCTGATAGCGATTTTTCAGAATTCCCAGCGTACTTCTTGGGGAACTGGTCGATTGAAGGGTTCCGCAGTTATTATCTTGGTGCCTTCTGCATGAAGGAGTCTGTTCCATTTCTTCTCCTTGTTGCTGCGGCGCTGGTGGTTATTGTCCTGCAGAAAAGGAGATTGTTTTCGCGCCATGAACTGCTGCTTTTACTCTACGTCCCGCTGATCCTTTTTCTGGTGCTCAGTTGCTTTAACCGGTTGAATGTCGGGGTCAGATACCTGCTGCCAATATACCCGTTCCTTTGCATTTTCATTGCCGGACTGTTTCAGGCCGGCAGGGGGTATGGCGCACGACTGGCACTGCTGCTCCTGTTTATGTTACACTCTGTTTCGGTGCTGCGCATAACACCGCACTATACCTCATATTTCAATGAACTCTTCGGCGGTGCGGCACACGGATATCGCTACCTGATCGATTCGAACACCGACTGGGGACAGGATCTTCCCAGCCTGAAAAAGTATATGTCCAAGAATGGTATAGAGAAGATCCAGCTGGCTTATTTTGGTCATGGACTGCCAGAGGTTTACGGCATAAATTACGAGTCTCTCTCAATGCCAGCAAAACCTGGCTATACGGCTATAAGTGTCTCTCTGCTCCAGGGGCATCCCTACCTGCTGACCTATCTTGATCCGCCCCGTATTGCCGAAGCCGATCAGTTCCGCGCAATGCGCAACCTTCAGCCGGTGGGACGGGCAGGGTATTCAATAATGATTTACCGAATTGATTGA
- a CDS encoding tetratricopeptide repeat protein, which translates to MVRAGGRRQVDPCFEGCSWRTDLLLAVVCGVVYFKCLFYGITQSDDEVLITGSLPYLKNLANILTVFATDAFYQVKSIDLYRPLQSATFIIDAQWGMDTVLVAHGTNLLLHILSCLAVFRLFLLLNLRRQIALLGALVYATHYLFMTAVAWLPARGDLLLALFTFLTLITFIIQLETGKLRYYLYHGMFFTLAIFSKESAVVLPLLLYIYVWAYRKKDLLTRKKTAFLALYYAAVLTVYFMLKSAAVILYKGDTGIVPFLKNLRTLPEMVARFYLPVNMSTLPEYKLSATLAGVLVLVGLTALLWQARERVGREVLFAVAWFLLCILPGMAYFPLFYYFAYEHVDHRAYVTCFGLLLLNLQLVQAYGLDQKRYFNSVTLGLLLYLALFNLYYSGNYKDPAAFALRAIRTNPHSAQAFATYGTALHLQGRDDEALENLNRAIQIFRKYMPALHTRAEIYRLRGLNREALADLNTLLATDPEYSADDYYLRGLIRKELGDSAGAAADFNAALRLNPEHGGALDALGLAPQSTLNIDSPRRTGDGR; encoded by the coding sequence GTGGTAAGAGCCGGTGGCCGCAGGCAGGTTGATCCCTGTTTCGAAGGATGCTCCTGGAGGACTGACCTGCTGCTTGCTGTCGTGTGTGGCGTTGTATATTTCAAATGCCTGTTTTACGGCATCACTCAATCAGACGACGAGGTGCTCATCACCGGCAGTCTCCCCTATCTGAAGAACCTTGCCAATATTCTCACGGTATTCGCCACTGACGCTTTTTACCAGGTAAAGTCCATCGATCTATATCGGCCGTTGCAGTCAGCTACCTTTATCATCGATGCCCAATGGGGAATGGATACGGTTTTAGTAGCCCACGGCACCAACCTGCTGTTGCATATCCTCTCCTGCCTCGCTGTTTTTCGCCTGTTCCTGCTGTTGAATCTCCGCCGGCAAATCGCTTTGCTCGGGGCGCTGGTCTATGCAACCCACTATCTCTTCATGACGGCGGTGGCCTGGCTGCCAGCCCGTGGTGATCTTCTTCTAGCGCTCTTCACATTTCTGACCCTGATTACCTTTATAATCCAGCTTGAAACCGGAAAACTACGCTATTACCTGTACCACGGCATGTTCTTCACCCTGGCAATTTTCTCCAAGGAGAGCGCAGTTGTTCTGCCCCTGCTGCTTTATATCTATGTGTGGGCATACAGGAAAAAAGACCTTTTAACCAGGAAGAAAACGGCATTTCTTGCCCTCTATTATGCCGCTGTGCTCACAGTTTACTTCATGCTGAAATCAGCGGCAGTGATACTGTACAAAGGGGATACGGGGATTGTGCCGTTTCTGAAAAACCTGCGGACTTTGCCGGAGATGGTTGCCAGGTTTTACCTGCCGGTCAATATGTCTACCCTGCCTGAATACAAGCTCTCCGCCACCCTGGCAGGAGTGCTGGTGCTCGTCGGGTTGACTGCGTTGCTCTGGCAGGCAAGAGAAAGAGTGGGGCGGGAGGTGCTGTTTGCGGTCGCCTGGTTTTTACTCTGTATCCTTCCGGGGATGGCTTATTTTCCACTATTCTACTATTTTGCTTATGAGCATGTGGATCATCGGGCCTATGTGACCTGTTTCGGCCTGCTGTTGCTCAACTTGCAGCTTGTACAGGCCTACGGGTTGGATCAGAAGCGCTACTTCAATAGCGTGACACTGGGACTGCTGCTCTACCTGGCCCTGTTCAACCTGTATTACAGCGGGAATTACAAGGACCCGGCGGCTTTTGCCCTGAGGGCTATCCGCACAAATCCCCATTCTGCCCAGGCCTTTGCCACCTACGGCACGGCGTTGCATCTACAGGGGCGTGATGACGAAGCACTGGAGAATCTGAACAGGGCGATTCAGATCTTTCGTAAATACATGCCCGCCCTCCACACCAGAGCTGAGATATACCGCTTGCGAGGTTTGAACCGTGAGGCTTTGGCTGACCTGAACACCTTGTTGGCAACTGATCCGGAGTACAGTGCCGACGATTATTATTTGCGCGGCCTTATCAGAAAAGAGCTGGGTGACAGTGCCGGCGCTGCGGCGGACTTCAACGCGGCTCTGCGGCTGAATCCGGAACATGGCGGGGCGCTCGACGCACTAGGCCTTGCACCGCAGTCGACGCTGAACATAGATTCGCCCCGCCGGACAGGCGATGGCCGATAG